One genomic window of Apus apus isolate bApuApu2 chromosome 9, bApuApu2.pri.cur, whole genome shotgun sequence includes the following:
- the IL5RA gene encoding interleukin-5 receptor subunit alpha, whose protein sequence is MASMGRAFLILLWTTTLAQPDAPRTAGVQVFPPVNFTLTVSALAQVLLHWKPNPNQDKNNYTIRYDVKILSPVPEEYDTKRTRSVRTAPLHNGFSARVRTLLLHNDLQMRSDWVEEKLLPLPGAPETSVTNLSCVTHITISSAVSLHCTWLPGQGAPEDTKYFLFYRYETYTEGCQDYIQDKWSRNTECRFSVTHIDPDEIDNLIVIHINGSSKYAAIKPFQQLFNQNAIEKVNVPRNVTLFLEQHDLVATWEKPISPFHKECFEYEFYLFNLKSGNKQTLKISSNEFRLRVDVTSRYSVQIRANHYLCSARGFWSDWSEIIYVGQNKLENPISWILAVLCVSVCCIFLVIAVMCKINHIWRKLFPPIPMPRNKFRDHFPNDYERARTCTSETESSSFAEDLYCSVLDDSVF, encoded by the exons ATGGCCAGCATGGGGAGAGCTTTTCTGATCCTCCTTTGGACAACAACCTTGGCTCAGCCAGACGCCCCTCGGACTGCAGGAG TTCAGGTTTTCCCACCTGTTAACTTCACTCTTACAGTCTCTGCATTAGCACAAGTACTTTTACACTGGAAACCAAACCCTAATCAAGACAAAAACAACTATACTATCAGATACGATGTGAAAATCCTAAGCCCTGTGCCTGAAGAG TATGACACAAAGAGGACTCGGAGTGTCCGAACAGCTCCACTTCACAACGGTTTCTCCGCACGTGTGCGGACGTTACTTCTCCACAATGACCTTCAGATGAGGAGTGACTGGGTGGAGGAAAaactcctgcctctgccag GTGCTCCAGAAACATCTGTCACTAACTTGTCCTGTGTTACTCACATCACCATTTCCAGTGCTGTTTCTCTCCATTGCACTTGGCTTCCTGGCCAAGGGGCACCAGAAGATACCAAGTACTTCCTATTTTACAG ATATGAAACATACACTGAAGGATGTCAAGATTATATCCAAGACAAGTGGAGCAGGAATACTGAATGCAGATTTTCAGTGACTCATATTGATCCTGATGAAATTGACAACCTCATTGTGATACACATTAATGGGTCTAGCAAGTATGCTGCCATCAAACCTTTTCAGCAGCTGTTTAACCAAAATGCCATTG agAAAGTGAATGTTCCCAGAAATGTCACTCTATTCTTAGAGCAACATGATCTCGTGGCCACGTGGGAGAAGCCAATTTCTCCTTTCCATAAAGAATGTTTTGAATATGAATTTTACCTCTTCAACTTGAAGTCAGGTAACAAGCAG aCCCTGAAAATATCCTCAAATGAGTTCAGACTGCGGGTTGATGTGACCAGCAGGTATTCAGTACAAATCAGAGCTAACCATTACTTATGTTCTGCAAGAGGATTCTGGAGTGACTGGagtgaaataatttatgttg GGCAAAACAAACTGGAGAATCCCATCTCCTGGATCcttgctgtgctttgtgtgtCCGTGTGCTGCATATTCCTGGTTATTGCTGTTATGTGCAAAAT aaaccATATATGGAGAAAACTGTTTCCACCAATTCCAATGCCCAGAAACAAATTCAGAGATCACTTCCCAAATGACTATGAG AGAGCACGCACCTGCACCAGCGAGACCGAGTCCAGCAGCTTCGCTGAAGATCTTTACTGCAGTGTCCTGGATGACTCTGTCTTCTGA